A genomic stretch from Telmatocola sphagniphila includes:
- a CDS encoding PQQ-like beta-propeller repeat protein: MRRFVYTVSLSAVLFSSMAADWTHFRGSDSTGVGSGDAVPLPFGPKQQVAWKADLPGRGLSSPVLVDNKAFLTASSGEKQNHLHVLAYDTKTGQRLWQRTVWATGPTDTHSKTCPAAPTPVSDGKYLVALFATNDLICLDLEGNLQWIRSLHEENPGATDGRGLASSPLIINSTIIVQCENQNTSFAAGIDISTGKNRWQQARPRELSWSSPISIPGKSLNEPLALIQGNNKLSAYEPLTGKEIWAIQGRWHPFASCALKGRLLLVPGENKLFAYELQDEGVPPKLLWEQSRLNPSTASPLIYEGKIYSLRGSILASGELKTGNILNQIRLKGGFSSSLVVAGGLLFCVNEDGLVHVVRPGEEDPVLVDSYPFEETILSTPAATGGALYLRSDKHFWKVGKH, encoded by the coding sequence ATGCGTCGATTTGTTTATACCGTCAGCCTGAGTGCGGTTCTCTTCAGCAGTATGGCCGCGGATTGGACTCATTTCCGAGGAAGCGACTCGACCGGAGTCGGTTCCGGCGATGCCGTGCCTCTGCCATTTGGACCGAAGCAACAAGTTGCCTGGAAGGCCGACCTGCCCGGACGTGGTCTATCTAGCCCAGTACTGGTCGACAATAAAGCTTTTCTGACAGCCTCAAGTGGGGAGAAGCAGAACCACCTGCACGTATTGGCCTACGATACAAAAACCGGTCAGAGGCTTTGGCAGCGGACGGTTTGGGCGACTGGGCCGACAGATACGCACTCCAAAACCTGTCCGGCCGCTCCGACCCCGGTGAGCGACGGAAAGTACCTGGTGGCCCTCTTCGCCACGAACGATTTGATCTGTTTGGACCTAGAGGGCAACTTGCAATGGATACGATCACTTCACGAAGAGAACCCCGGCGCGACCGACGGGCGAGGGCTGGCATCCTCACCGCTGATTATCAATTCTACGATCATCGTGCAGTGTGAGAACCAGAACACCTCCTTCGCTGCAGGTATTGATATCTCCACCGGAAAAAATCGCTGGCAACAAGCCCGCCCCCGCGAGTTAAGCTGGTCATCGCCGATTTCGATTCCGGGCAAATCACTGAATGAGCCACTTGCCTTGATTCAAGGAAATAACAAGCTGAGTGCTTACGAACCGCTCACAGGGAAAGAAATCTGGGCGATCCAAGGTCGATGGCACCCCTTCGCCTCTTGCGCACTAAAGGGAAGATTGCTGCTTGTCCCTGGAGAAAATAAGCTGTTTGCCTATGAACTTCAGGATGAGGGCGTGCCTCCCAAGCTATTATGGGAGCAATCAAGACTCAATCCTTCGACTGCCAGTCCTCTGATCTATGAGGGAAAAATCTACTCCCTCCGGGGCTCAATACTCGCGTCAGGTGAGTTGAAGACAGGCAATATACTGAATCAAATTCGCCTCAAAGGCGGCTTCAGTTCCTCGCTAGTGGTCGCAGGCGGCCTGCTCTTCTGCGTCAATGAGGATGGCCTGGTCCACGTCGTTCGACCAGGCGAAGAGGATCCCGTGCTGGTTGATAGTTACCCGTTCGAAGAGACGATTCTGAGCACACCGGCGGCGACGGGCGGAGCTCTTTACCTGCGCAGCGACAAACACTTTTGGAAAGTGGGGAAGCATTGA